A section of the Myxocyprinus asiaticus isolate MX2 ecotype Aquarium Trade chromosome 40, UBuf_Myxa_2, whole genome shotgun sequence genome encodes:
- the faxdc2 gene encoding fatty acid hydroxylase domain-containing protein 2, with the protein MAGENTGGLLDSVKKATFVIGSGLFFLVAFRNSVTWHLQRFWGASGDFWQTQWMKLHVTFSGNEPALFFIGTMLVPTLSFWLLNVFLMVVDSTGKPSFITQYRIQADKNSPVDPARLRHAVKTVLFNQVFLSGPLVGLTYMVMKWRGEPCTLELPTFHWVLLELAFCGLMEEILFYYTHRLVHHPSLYKKIHKIHHEWTAPIGVVSLYAHPVEHVLSNMLPALIGPVLLGSHLATTSLWFTIALLVTTISHCGYHLPLLPSPEFHDFHHLKFNQCYGVLGVLDRLHGTDDKFRHSKSYERHTVLLSLTPLSESIPDDTKKSQD; encoded by the exons ATGGCCGGG GAAAATACTGGAGGACTTTTGGACTCGGTGAAGAAAGCAACTTTTGTCATCGGATCGGGACTTTTCTTCCTGGTCGCATTTAGGAACTCAGTAACATG gcaTCTGCAGAGGTTCTGGGGAGCATCTGGAGATTTTTGGCAGACACAGTGGATGAAGCTTCACGTGACCTTCAGTGGAAATGAGCCTGCCTTGTTTTTTATCG GGACCATGCTGGTACCAACACTGTCTTTCTGGTTGTTGAATGTCTTTCTGATGGTGGTGGACTCGACAGGAAAACCCAGCTTCATTACACAATACAGGATCCAGGCGGACAAAAACAGCCCG GTGGATCCGGCACGTCTGCGTCACGCGGTGAAGACAGTGCTGTTTAACCAGGTGTTTCTCTCAGGTCCTTTGGTGGGTCTCACCTACATGGTGATGAAGTGGCGTGGAGAGCCATGCACTCTGGAGCTGCCCACCTTCCACTGGGTTCTGCTGGAACTAGCCTTCTGTGGGCTGATGGAGGAGATACTCTTCTACTACACACACAG GCTTGTTCATCATCCATCACTGTACAAGAAAATCCACAAGATCCATCACGAGTGGACTGCTCCTATTGGAGTCGTGTCTCTGTACGCACACCCGGTGGAGCATGTG TTGTCCAACATGCTGCCAGCTCTGATTGGTCCAGTGCTGCTGGGGTCACATCTGGCCACGACTAGCCTGTGGTTCACCATCGCTCTACTGGTCACAACCATCTCACACTGCGGTTATCACCTGCCTCTGCTGCCCTCGCCCGAGTTCCATGATTTTCACCACCTCAA GTTCAACCAGTGTTATGGCGTATTGGGGGTGCTCGACAGACTTCACGGGACAGACGACAAGTTTCGTCATTCAAAGTCGTACGAGCGACACACTGTACTGCTAAGTCTCACTCCGCTTAGTGAAAGCATTCCTGACGACACCAAGAAATCACAAGATTAA